One part of the Lachnospiraceae bacterium JLR.KK002 genome encodes these proteins:
- a CDS encoding prephenate dehydratase domain-containing protein codes for MKDLSEIRKEIDEIDRRIVALYEERMKLTTEVAEYKISTGKPVLDKTREREKLARVKELVQTEENCYDVGELFEQIMALSRKRQYQMLIQHGQGQETGFVPVDRLPFTSHKVVYQGTEGAYSQIAMKAYFGEETYGYHVDTWRDAMEAISSGEADYAVLPIENSSAGIVGENFDLLVEYGNFIVAEQTIKVEHALLGLPGSSLSDITCVYSHPQALMQSVDFLDEHKDWKRIKAKNTAMAAKKILEDGRKDQAAIASAVTADIYGLEILKDHINYSEENSTRFIIVSGRKICRKGADKISICFEISHESGSLYHMLSHMIFNNLNMVKIESRPIKDKSFEYRFFVDMEGNLRDGAVQNALKGLQEGALSIKVLGNY; via the coding sequence ATGAAAGATTTAAGTGAAATTCGGAAAGAAATAGATGAAATTGACCGCCGGATTGTGGCTCTGTATGAAGAACGGATGAAACTGACCACAGAGGTGGCAGAATACAAAATATCCACCGGAAAACCGGTGCTGGACAAAACACGGGAAAGGGAGAAGCTGGCCAGAGTAAAAGAACTGGTTCAGACAGAAGAAAACTGCTACGATGTGGGAGAACTGTTTGAGCAGATTATGGCTCTCAGCCGGAAGCGCCAGTACCAGATGCTGATACAGCACGGACAGGGCCAGGAGACCGGTTTTGTTCCGGTGGACAGACTGCCCTTTACCAGCCATAAGGTGGTATATCAGGGAACCGAGGGGGCCTACAGCCAGATTGCCATGAAGGCTTATTTCGGAGAGGAGACGTACGGTTACCATGTGGATACCTGGCGTGACGCCATGGAAGCCATAAGCAGTGGAGAAGCAGATTATGCAGTCCTGCCCATTGAAAATTCCTCTGCCGGAATTGTAGGAGAGAATTTTGATTTACTGGTGGAATACGGCAACTTCATTGTAGCGGAACAGACCATCAAAGTAGAACACGCGCTGCTGGGGCTTCCCGGCAGCAGCCTTTCTGATATTACCTGTGTGTATTCCCATCCCCAGGCCCTTATGCAGAGCGTGGACTTTCTGGACGAGCATAAGGACTGGAAACGGATAAAAGCAAAGAATACGGCAATGGCGGCCAAAAAGATTCTGGAAGACGGCCGAAAAGACCAGGCGGCCATAGCAAGTGCGGTGACAGCGGATATTTACGGACTGGAAATTCTGAAAGACCATATCAATTACAGTGAGGAAAACAGCACCAGATTTATCATTGTTTCCGGCAGAAAAATCTGTCGGAAAGGAGCGGATAAAATCAGTATCTGTTTTGAAATATCTCATGAAAGCGGCTCCCTTTACCACATGCTTTCCCATATGATCTTCAACAACCTGAACATGGTAAAAATTGAATCCAGGCCCATTAAGGATAAGAGCTTCGAGTACCGCTTTTTTGTGGATATGGAAGGAAATCTCAGGGACGGCGCCGTACAGAATGCGCTGAAAGGACTGCAGGAAGGAGCCCTTTCCATTAAAGTACTTGGGAATTATTAA
- a CDS encoding chitobiase/beta-hexosaminidase C-terminal domain-containing protein — protein sequence MKCANCGAELKTGCVYCSVCGAEAQIVSDYNLLEDDFLRGLLQEKKKKIAGHKSSGKGKKKTAGKGKTGASGKGRSGHRKKYPTWAILALVILAVLVAGIVLLMTYARSNSYEYQMKKAEDYQSRSDYRKAEKYLRRALQLQTDSLDARMRLAEVCQAQEQNDSARKLLLEVLKLDEDCLEAYEQLIQIYAEQKDYKAIQSLGDKVTDGEIRELFAEYLPEPPQADPEGGIFQGEIFVELTAENGCEIYYTTDDTDPEQGRKYHTPILMEPGKNIRLRAVARNQFGLCSQELEEEYQIKKQKPNPPQVAPYGGSFYTPETIVVQVPEGCRVYYTWDDTVPTQESQQYREPIHIPEGNNVLSLILVDKYGMVSDVLRCNYIYMPE from the coding sequence ACTGAAAACCGGATGTGTATATTGTTCCGTGTGCGGGGCAGAAGCCCAGATTGTATCGGATTACAATCTTCTGGAAGATGATTTTCTGCGGGGACTGCTGCAGGAAAAAAAGAAAAAGATAGCAGGCCATAAATCTTCCGGAAAAGGAAAGAAGAAAACAGCAGGCAAAGGCAAAACCGGCGCTTCCGGGAAAGGCAGATCCGGACACAGAAAGAAATATCCCACATGGGCGATTCTTGCACTGGTGATTCTGGCAGTTCTGGTGGCGGGAATTGTGCTGCTGATGACTTATGCCCGAAGTAATTCCTATGAATATCAGATGAAAAAAGCAGAAGATTACCAGAGCAGAAGTGATTACCGCAAGGCGGAAAAATACCTGCGGCGGGCTTTACAGCTCCAGACAGACAGCCTGGATGCGCGTATGCGTCTGGCAGAAGTCTGCCAGGCACAGGAACAGAATGACAGTGCACGGAAACTTCTGCTGGAAGTGCTGAAACTGGATGAAGACTGCCTGGAAGCATATGAACAGTTAATTCAGATTTACGCGGAACAGAAAGATTATAAGGCCATCCAGAGTTTGGGCGATAAAGTAACAGATGGGGAAATACGTGAGCTGTTTGCGGAATATCTGCCGGAGCCTCCTCAGGCTGATCCGGAAGGAGGCATTTTCCAGGGAGAAATCTTTGTGGAACTCACCGCAGAAAATGGTTGTGAAATCTATTATACCACAGACGACACAGATCCGGAACAGGGCAGGAAATATCACACGCCCATTCTGATGGAGCCGGGGAAAAATATCAGGCTCCGGGCCGTTGCCCGCAATCAGTTCGGCCTCTGCAGCCAGGAACTGGAAGAAGAATATCAGATAAAGAAACAGAAGCCCAATCCTCCTCAGGTGGCTCCTTATGGTGGGAGTTTCTATACGCCGGAAACCATCGTGGTACAGGTACCGGAGGGCTGCAGGGTATACTATACCTGGGATGATACGGTGCCCACACAGGAATCTCAGCAGTACAGAGAACCCATTCATATACCGGAAGGCAATAATGTGCTGTCCCTGATTCTGGTAGACAAATATGGAATGGTTTCCGATGTGCTGCGATGCAACTATATTTACATGCCGGAATAA